The genomic window GGGGTGGCCAACCAAGGGGCCAGCCCCAAGGGCCCCGACGAGGGCCAGACTCGTGTGGGCAGGTGGCAGCGGTTCTAGAAGAGCGAGGGCGTCGGACTCTTGAGGCCCCAGAGACTCCATTCCAGGTGTGCTTGTCGGAGTGCTGGGGTTTAGGGCCAGACGTGAAGCCTCTCGGGTGCCCTCATCTGTGAGGAcgcagcaccccccccccccgcccccgtgcgGGGCCCATGAGGACCGTTCACGGAGCGGAGCGTCCCCGTCTCGCCCTAGGTGTCCCACCGTTTCCGGGAACTCGTGCAGCTCTTCCACACGGCCTGTGAGGCCAGCTCCGAGGAGGACGACGACGCCACCAGCACGAGCAACACTGACCAGCTCTCTGACCGCGGGGACCTTCTGTCTGAGGAGGAGCTGGACGGGTGACCTGCGCGCACGTGGGGGTCGCATCCCCCCACCTGCGCCGGTCCCCCAAGTGGGGGGACGCTTGTACTGCGCTGGGCTGCTGCCCTTGAGCTCAGGACACAGAGCTGGAGGAGCAGGGGCCGAGGACAAGGATGGAGGCAGATGGGGCTGGACGGCGGTGCCCGTGAAGGCCTTGTTCAGGTCTTCAGAAGCTACAGGGGCTTGGCCCTGGGGAAACGGGCTTGGCTCCTTTTCGGCCCCCCCTTCCACCTGTCCCCACGGCGCGTACATATTGTTGAGACCTGATCGCGGTGTTTCTAAATGCAGCGCTCGCCCCTGCCAGTGCGGCCAGGCCATCGCTGAGCCCCTGCACCCAGTGTTTATTGTGACCCAGCAGCCTCCTGTGCTGGAAGAACCTTAGTCCGCGAGGCCATCCCCTCCCCGGTAGCACTGGGCCAGACTGCCCAGCTCCTCCAGCGCCTCCTCCACGTCTGCCTGCTCCACTCCGGCATCCAGGAAGCTGGCCCAGCGCCGCACGTCCAGTGTGCTGAGGTCTCTAGCCAAGTCTCCCAGGGTCCGGCTCAGGGtagaagaggagcagagggcccCAAGAACTGGGATGCTCTCCacggctgcagagggagaggaaggggagcctgCCAGTGGTTTCCCTGCCTTGGGCACTGCTGCACAGACGGGGACATCTGGGCCTGCGGCAGACCTGGCAGGACTGTGAACCCGTGACTTCTGTGTGCTGTCCCCTTGGCAGACCAGTGCTCCAGAGGATGGCCACTTGCCTCAGGAGCCACTGAGTGAATAAAAGGATGTTGACCTGTGGACTTCAGTGCCGTGCTTGGGGCAGGCATGTGGGGGAAACCTCTCCTGAACCTTCATCGGCCCACGTACCTGCCCAGGCGGCGAGCCATCCAGAACCAGCCCGTGTTGGCTGAGCCTTGGGGAGAACAGTTGGGGGTACGGGGGGGCCACCTTGCAGGGCGCCAGCAGCAGATGGCAGAGCTGTTGGGGGAGAGCAGCAGCTGAGTGAGAGGTTGAGGGAgtctggggagggagtggggagagccaGCCTCACACTGACCTCCTGACTCTGGGCTCCTGCTGCTGCAAATACTGGGCCAAGACGTCCTCCCCAGTGCTGCATGCGTGGAGCGGGGAAGGCAGAGGTGTCCCTGGGGCGAGCCGGCTGCCAGAACAAAGCCAGAACTGCCTTTAGTCTGTGGCAGTGTGGATGCGGACTGGGAATTCTTGGGCTCTCAGGCCGTCAGCTGATGAAGGGGGCCGAGcgtctctttcttttcattgtaccGTGGGGCACGGGGAGGAAAAGGCAATGCGACCAGATGCCCAGAGGTATCAGGGAGAGAAGGATGGGAGTCTGAAGTCTGACAAGGGCTCGTAAGAACCACCGGCCCTCACCTGGTGTGGCACGCTCTGTCTAGACCGCGCAGCACCACTGACTGGGCAAAGCAGCGCATTCCACAAGGATCCCCACATGCAGAGAGTGGGGTCCACGCCGTGGGTCCTCCAAGCTGCACCAGGGCATCAGGAAGGGACTGGCCTGGGACCAAGGGGAAGGGGATGGCTGCTGCTGCCGTCACCACCTAAAGGCAAGCGAGAGATCAAGTAATGGCTTTTTCTCCACGCTGACCCGACCCTTCACACAGCTCCGCACCTTCTTCCCGGAGAAGTTCAGCAGATCGGCCAGGTGAGCCATGGAAACCGGCGAGGACTGCAGGCGGTAGGGAACAGTGACTGTGTCGAGGGTTGTAGCCAGCACGGCTGCGCAGTGGAAGGGCAGAGTGGCCTGTAAAGAGGACACCAACGGGCATTTTGCCTTTCGGGTCTGGAGAGCAGAGTGTGAAGGAGAAAGGGTCCCAATTATGAGAGAGGTCCAGATGCTTTGGGACAAAGCAGGGCTTGCTTGGTCCAAGGCTGGACAAGCAGAGGACAGTGTGCTGTATCGTGGCTGAGCTCAAGCCCAGGCTTCAAGAAGAGGGCTGTTAACAGGTGCGATGGCAGGtcgaggggtggggggcacggtCTCTACCTGCCGTCTGAACACAAGCCTCGAGCCTTACGTCATAATCTAGGTGAGGGAAGGTGACTGGAGGCTCAGGTCGCAGCCCCAGGCTCCTGCCCAAGGAtaaggggcagacagagagctGTGAGCAGACGTGTGCACCAGGCCGAAAGCTGTGTTCAACAGACGATAGATGTTTTTCTGGGGCTACTGGGGGGAAAAAGGTGATTGGTTTTTGAGCAGCTTTCTCCCTGGGCTGTCatcccctctttcttcctctcagccCCTGGGACTGCCTTTTCCACATGTTCTGCATACCCTGAGACTGTAGGGGGCCGGGGAGCAGGGCCCCAGGTTATTATTCCCCGCCCTGAATACTCGTCCTGTAGCAACTCTGTGGCCTTGGCGCCTACCCCAGAGAAGCCATTGTGCAGGTCACACAGGATCTGGAAACCCTGGAAGGAGGCAAATGATGACAGGACGAGAAAGAGGCTGCTGCCCGTTGCCGCccttgcccccctgcccccctgacCCCCGGCTACCTGCAGGAAGTCACACTCCTCCACAAAGAAATGCAGCCggtcctccagctcctccaggtACCTGGGCTCCTCAGGATGCTCTCGCCTTGGCCCAAAAGCCTCCAGGCGACCTGCTTCCCTGCCGTGCACGAACACAGTCCTGACTTGCAGGACCCCTGCCCTTCACTCACCCCATCCCCCAAGAGCCTGTGTTCAGGGAAGGCAGGGAAAATGGCCTCCAGAGCCTCATTTAACATCGGTGGGGACCCAGTGCCTTGCTGCACAGCCTCCGCAGCCCACGTACCCATCGGGTTGTACTCTGAATCATACAGATGCTCCGGGGGTGGAGGTGGACGCGGAGGAAATCAGACCAGACTCTGATGCTGCTCTCTGTGGGGATAAGTGGTTTGGGTGCTGTAGCCGTGGCGAGTGGTGGGGGACCTGAAGGAAGAGCAAAGGAAAGGGACATTTCTTCATGTTCTGGTTCTGCCGGATTCcccatctggggtgcctggtggaaGTCTCACCTTTGCCATTGGGAATGGATTTGACCCTCCAGATGCCGTCACTACTCAGCACTCCCTGGGACAGGAGAGAAACGTCTGCATTGAGCTCCAGCCAGTCCAGAAGCAGGAGAGTTCGTTTACTCTCACTGATTTGCTGGCTACACCCTACAGCCTCCTTTTGTCCCTGCAGTCACActtctttaggggaaaaaagtgctTTTTCCTAAAATGCCTTCTGAAGCTACTTAAGATGatcaaaatccttt from Lutra lutra chromosome 15, mLutLut1.2, whole genome shotgun sequence includes these protein-coding regions:
- the MSTO1 gene encoding LOW QUALITY PROTEIN: protein misato homolog 1 (The sequence of the model RefSeq protein was modified relative to this genomic sequence to represent the inferred CDS: inserted 1 base in 1 codon; deleted 5 bases in 3 codons; substituted 1 base at 1 genomic stop codon) gives rise to the protein MCRYTNRVRGTRPRPHGYYEPIGSERRVGRPRRRDPAEADGMAGGGSGRMLPLCAPSEADAAPAELCPDGLYRAGRTPHGRETYTPRLILMDLKGSLSSLKQEGGLYGDAQVDAAIAWQGKLTTHKEELCPKNPYLQDLRSAEGVLSSDGIWRVKSIPNGKGPPPLATATAPKPLIPTESSIRVWSDFLRVHLHPRSICMIHVFVHGREAGRLEAFGPRREHPEEPRYLEELEDRLHFFVEECDFLQGFQILCDLHNGFSGVGAKATELLQDEYSGRGIITWGCSPAPYSLRXPQKNIYRLLNTAFGLVHTSAHSSXVCPLSLGRSLGLRPEPPVTFPHLDYDATLPFHCAAVLATTLDTVTVPYRLQSSPVSMAHLADLLNFSGKKVVTAAAAIPFPLVPGQSLPDALVQLGGPTAWTPLSACGDPCGMRCFAQSVVLRGLDRACHTSRLAPGTPLPSPLHACSTGEDVLAQYLQQQEPRVRRSLCHLLLAPCKVAPPYPQLFSPRLSQHGLVLDGSPPGQVRSPSSPSAAVESIPVLGALCSSSTLSRTLGDLARDLSTLDVRRWASFLDAGVEQADVEEALEELGSLAQCYRGGDGLAD